In the genome of Columba livia isolate bColLiv1 breed racing homer chromosome 1, bColLiv1.pat.W.v2, whole genome shotgun sequence, the window CAAGAGTAACCTGAGTTTTCTACTGTTAATTTTTTCACTTGCTTAAAAGTTGTAGTTGACCACTATCTCAAATCAGCTCCAATCTCACTGCTCTAGAAAAGATGCATTCTGAAATAAGTTGAATTTTCATTGGGTTCAGGTAGCTAGCTTTGACAGAACTTCCAGAGGCAGCCAACACCTTCCTGACCCTGTCCCCAGCAACTAAACTTTCCCGCTAAAAAAGATTAAAGGAACTCAAGATTTTCACACAGGACCTACTGTCAAGATACCGCTGTTTATCAGCTCAGAATAACAGCCAGGTGTGATGAGACATCGCCACTCATGTTGAACAGTAAAAGAAATACCAAATATCTCCTTACGTTTGCACCTCAAGGGTAAACAATTGCCCAATTAAATCTCTGTAAGCATGCTTCCTGTTTAGGAAACCACCACAAGTTATTTGGAACAACTAAAACAAAGACGTAGTAATAAAGGAATGAAAATCCACGAGGGATCCAAATACGGTTATTTCACAGGCACGCCTTCATGTTGTTGTTCTACACAAATCCAGTGAAATGCTGCTGGAGCCCAGCGATAATGGTGCACCCCAGGGATCGATACCCAAGCAAACTATTGTAAACCCCCAgcaatttgcagatgacacaaacCTATGCGGAGTGGCTGATACATCAGAGGGTTGTGCTGCCTTCCAGAGGGAGAGGGACAAGCTGGGGAAACAGGAACCTCTACAGTTCAACAAAGAGAAATGCCACCCAGTGAGAATAACCTCAGGCACCAGTGCAGACTGGGAAGCAGCTCCCCAGAGAAGGTCTTGATGAACAagctgaccatgagccagcaaggTGCCCTGATGGCTGCGTGAggcagagcatcaccagcaaGTCCAGGGAGGTGATCCCTGCCCTTTGCTCAGCCCTGGTCAGACACAACTGCAGGGTTGGATCCAGTGCAGAGCTCCCCAGAAAAAGAGAGACCCTAGAGAGGCCACCAAAGGGTCAGGAAGATGATGAAAGGGCTTGGAGCATCTGACATAGGAGGAGAGGTTGAGTAAGCAGGGAGcactcagcctggagaaaagaagcggGTACCTTCCAGAAGAGAACAAGCACTGAGGGACTGAAATCAACTGCGACTTCAATAGACATTTTGGCACCTGCTTACAGTCCCAATTGGATTGAGAGGGAGGAGCCACTGTTCCAGCAGATCTGCCTCTGAAAGCACAGGTTTACAAGATACAGACTCCTTTGCCCAGGAACTGCTATAGTACAACTTTCTTGAGGAAACACTGGAGGAAGACTAGCatgtgaaaaaggaaagaatagaggAAAGTATAGAGGGGAAGGGTTTTGTGACTATATATTGTATCTTCACTTCCCGTAGATATACTTGGTACTGAGGTGTCACAGTGTGTACTGCAAGTAAGAAGCTGTAATCCTAAAAAGGTTATTGGGATAAATAATTAGATAATAAAAAGAAGTCAAGAGGCAATCCACCCATGCTATTCCTGGTGTTACTCATTACCTATAGTTTAGTATTCCATAAAACACAAAGATTTCAAGTAGTAGATGAGGAAGACTTATTTCAATCAGCTGagaacataacaaaacaaaaacaactaacTCATATAAAAGGTGTGATTGTTTTGACATTACTTAAAGCTTTTACTAATCATCAAAGAATAATCTGCATAAAATCTCACACGCccaattttctcctttcttaatctTATATTCTAAATTTAGTTGTAGTGCTGAACAAGGCTGCCATTTCAATGGCAACATACCAATAGCAAACTCAGGATTATTACTTCCCTTTAAGTTAAAATAGAACAGCTagaagaggagggaaaatgttttattgcaCATATGAAAGCAATGTGAAACTTAAGTAAACATACAGCTTATCTGCTTTGTAAGTGATCTGTGTGCTGTATCAAGAGCAGTTCATAGTATTCCTGAGGCTTGAAGGTCAAGACTGACTTTACTGCACTGGGGTATCTCACAGCATCAAATATCTTTAACTAACACTTTCAGTACAAAGGGATAGTACATGTAATAACTTTTTAGTGATCCTAAGCCAGAAGGCAACTGCTGCACAGAAACAAGCTTCTCAGTTGCCCTTATTCACTCAATTACAAAGTAGTATGTATACAATACTCTAGACTAAAATCCCATCCTATTTTTAACAAATGCAGCAGGCTGTGGCTCCAACTGTCTTCTAGAGAGAAACTGTAATACTGGTACAGCTTATAGGTAAAGTTAAGCCTACAAGGACAAAATGTTCACTCCTTGCTATTAAGAGCTAACATTGTCAAAGATGTGGTGATACAGCAAGAactctttcatatttttcttcagccCTGCATGGatgttttaataacttttttttgttcatgttaTTATAGCAGTTGGTGCCAGTACTGACACACAGCTAGCAAAATCATGATGCAGGAATCTTACTGAGGAAAGTAATGGCCTAATAGAGTTCTGAAAGTTCCTCCTTCCATGTGCAAACGCTGGGGTCTGAATCATTAAGATGACCTGAATAAATGCAGTCGAGGAGGAAACTTAAATCTTCAGGGGTtaccttttgttttcaatatttatCATGTTCAGAACCACTAGTGAAGACTAAACTGGAACAAAGTAGTCGCAGAAGACAAAACATTagtgttggacattggctgtgGGAACTGCCTAATGAGCCAGGGAGAAATTCCTTCAGATAAAACTGCCTTAATTCTCTTTACCTTATTTCTCTCACTTAGAAACATTCTGAAGCTCATCAAGGCTGTATTTTGCACGCAGACATTGACCAGCCGCAGTAAAAGAGCTGTGTGCTGTAGTCACAGAAGTCACAGGATAGCTCAAAACTGTTTAATTCTCTCTCAGTCTTACTCAATGACACTTGAGTGAATCCTCACTAGTCACCTCCCTGCTTTCAGGAAGGTGAGAGGGTTTCTATAATAGTCACAAGCCTCTTCACATAATAGAGCCAAAAACAAGTGAAAGAAGTGGTACTGCTAAAATAATGCTTAGTGTCTTCAGAGCCTTGAAAATTCTTCCAAAAATGAGTCTGGTTAGAAGGCTTGGAATGCAACCAAGCCTTGCCAGTATACTAAAGcaattaatctatttttttactAACAAAATCACTACTGCGGAGAGGACTATGATTTTCAAATAGAAAGCTTTAATGACATAGTATCCAAGACAGTTACAATGCTGATAGGAGATATGTTAACTACCCCAATGGAAAGATTATGTATACCACAGAAACGTTCTTACACTGGGCCAAATGGAACACACAGAATGATCTGCTTTTAAGAGTAGATATAACGATTTCTAGTAGTTACACAAAACTTAACATGAGACCTAAAGCTAAGATATGCTGCAAACAACTCTAAAAGTCCTGTTATCTTTTTATAAAGTTTATAGATAACACAGAAGTGAACAATCCTACTTCAGGCAAAAAACACTTGGATTTCTACCTTCTCATACTGAAATACTACACCATCAAACAATCAGAAAAATGGGAATATCCACATTTTTGTTAATTGGTGTTAAATCTCTACTCCTTTACACAACGTATCCATTAAACACTTCTGCACTCCTTCAGTAACGTGTACATGCGTAATAAAGACCAATTCCAGGGGGTAAGACCGGCTCAACCTCTATGTCTGCTGCAATGTGGTTAGTTTCTAGATTAATTCAACAGAAAccagcatttgtttgtttggtcaGTCTCAGACATTTCTACACACACAGTTGGGATATGCATAATAGTAAGAGGACACATTGACATACTTAACGGGAAGctgagaagaaggaggaaaaaggagagtaatcggggaaaaaaaaggaaagcaaccGTTGCCTCCACCTCACAAATTTGGTTCCTGTGTTGACAGAGCCTTCTGTATCTTTGTGTTGTAACAGAAAAGAAGTATTAGTATTTCCCGTACATAGCATCATGACATGCAAATACTCTGTAGTAATGAATCTCAAATTCAAgctgtaaaactgaaataataccCGGCTTGGCAACATTAAGTAATCAGTTTCCACTTAGACGAGACTAACACTTTCCTTATCAGTTTTTATCTAGTATCACTATTGTGACAAGCTAGATGCTTAAGACTGCAAATTTTTTATTCCTGCAAATTAGTTGGTGCTTAAGAGCAAAGATAAATATTTCTCAGTAGTCGTAAAGATGTGCTTTAAAATATCAAATGTAACACTTTAATGTTTATCAGGTGACTCTTCTATTTCAAGTTTTAGAAGTACTCAAATGACCTTTGCTCTGAAATTTTGTGTATTATATCCTTCCAATCCCTCCTCAGTAGTTATACATTTATTAACCTTTGAAGTATGACCATCACTGACCAGGATAAATCCATAACTACAAACCACtacacagcttaaaaaaaaataatcataaaacaTACCTGACTTAATAGCTGTCCATGAAAAATGTTGTTAACCACATTCAACACCTGTTTTATAAGTTTTCTTTGAGAAGCGGGGATGAGAGCTGGGTATCTGGTCCCCGTAGTCTCCAGTTCCTGCTGCACTTTATCCAAAAGTTCACAGAGAAATTCCTGAGCATCTTGTTGGGCATATCCTCTGAAGGCTGGAATTAGTCTCCACACAGAATGAAGCATGGCAAAAGGAGACACCAGCGCCCATTTGCCAGACCACATAACTTGGAACAGAGTATGTAGCTCATGACAGAGAGAAATATGCTTTGAACTGGGCTCCCTGGGCTGAATAAGTTCCATATTTCTACTTTTTGATGCTCCCCCACTTAATCCAGAGGATAAACTAGGCCGCCTCACAGAAGATGATCCCTTTACTTTCTCTTGATTCACATGTAAAGCTGAGGCAGTTTTTGACAGGTGTTTAGATGAAGATCTGGTTTTACCACTGGTTGCTGTTGCCAGCAGTTCCTGAGTTTGGTTGAGATCAAGCTTTAAAAAGCACTCCCGAAAAATAAGTAAATGACTTAATACCTGCAGGATAGAATTCATATAGCACGTATTTCCCAGGTTTCTCAGTCCTGTTACCCCAGGAGTCACTGTGGGCCTTCGCTTAATTGGAGAGTCACTTACTTTTTTCAGTCTTACTTCACCTGAGGTATACGTTTCTTTCAACTCTGTCACAGATTCCATGTTCTGTGATGTTTTTTGCAGGCAGGGTGCTGTTTTTGAGGACATTCCTATTTGATTTTGTAAACGACTGCTCTTTCTTGGAGGCAtcttttccatctctgcttTCAACTCACGCTTTCGTTCTTGCCTTCTTCTCCTAGCTTTGTCCcttctttcctctgcttcttcctgacgcctttcttcttccaaaatcTTTTTTCCAGTAGGTGTCAACTCAAGCCACGACCTGAATATTTTGCCCAGTAACGCACGCCGTCGGTGCCACAGAGCTGTGAACATGCGGTCTTCATTCCGAAGCCAGGCTTGGGCACCACCATGTGAAAGGTAAGAATCATCACTTGTACCCATAGAACGCAGAATCCTCCCACTTCGAGTAGTGCACTCATAGTTCTGACTCTTGATTGCACTTAACGTACTTCGCAATAGTTTTAAATCACCAGTTGCGTTATCGTTAAGAACATAATCATCGCAGAGATAACAGAAAACATACAGCTCATTTACTTCCAGTGCCACTGGGTGACTGCTCTCCTGAAAGTGCTTTAGTGCATGTTCTTCGATGTATCTTCCACACGCCACGTGCGAGCAGCTGAGGCATGCCCACACCGATTCAGTGGTATTGCAGTCCACGCAATGCCATTTCTGAGGATTCAGAATGGAGTGGTCTTGGGACAGCCGCAGACGTCCTATGTGCTTACACTTATCCATTGTTAAAACCGAAATTGCAGAGATAGGCTAGCAAAACACATGGTCCAAACTATTTTCTGTCCATGATGCTTCAATCtgcaactaaaaaaaataataaaaaaaaaaataaactaaagtATGTATATACCCAATTATATCACTTTCACAGGTATCAGTAGATTTAGTTAGAATACACTGTTACAGAGTTTGGAGACTAACTCAACTTAAaatggaacaggctacccagagaaattgtggatgccccatcactgaagtgttcaaggtcaggctggatggcgCTCTGAAAAACCTGGTCTAACAGAAGGAGTCCCTGCCCAcggcaggagggttggactagatggtctttaaaGGT includes:
- the USP44 gene encoding ubiquitin carboxyl-terminal hydrolase 44 isoform X2, with translation MDKCKHIGRLRLSQDHSILNPQKWHCVDCNTTESVWACLSCSHVACGRYIEEHALKHFQESSHPVALEVNELYVFCYLCDDYVLNDNATGDLKLLRSTLSAIKSQNYECTTRSGRILRSMGTSDDSYLSHGGAQAWLRNEDRMFTALWHRRRALLGKIFRSWLELTPTGKKILEEERRQEEAEERRDKARRRRQERKRELKAEMEKMPPRKSSRLQNQIGMSSKTAPCLQKTSQNMESVTELKETYTSGEVRLKKVSDSPIKRRPTVTPGVTGLRNLGNTCYMNSILQVLSHLLIFRECFLKLDLNQTQELLATATSGKTRSSSKHLSKTASALHVNQEKVKGSSSVRRPSLSSGLSGGASKSRNMELIQPREPSSKHISLCHELHTLFQVMWSGKWALVSPFAMLHSVWRLIPAFRGYAQQDAQEFLCELLDKVQQELETTGTRYPALIPASQRKLIKQVLNVVNNIFHGQLLSQVTCLACDNKSNTIEPFWDLSLEFPERYHCNGKELSSQYPCLLTEMLAKFTQTEALEGKIYACDQCNKAQKQLMVCRLPQVLRLHLKRFRWSGRNHREKIGVHVHFDQMLNMEPYCCRESLKSLLPDCFIYDLSAVVMHHGKGFGSGHYTAYCYNSEGGFWVHCNDSKLNMCTMEEVCKAQAYILFYSQRLTQANGPGKIPCPSTADSQQHTELADCSMDNSSS
- the USP44 gene encoding ubiquitin carboxyl-terminal hydrolase 44 isoform X1 — translated: MDKCKHIGRLRLSQDHSILNPQKWHCVDCNTTESVWACLSCSHVACGRYIEEHALKHFQESSHPVALEVNELYVFCYLCDDYVLNDNATGDLKLLRSTLSAIKSQNYECTTRSGRILRSMGTSDDSYLSHGGAQAWLRNEDRMFTALWHRRRALLGKIFRSWLELTPTGKKILEEERRQEEAEERRDKARRRRQERKRELKAEMEKMPPRKSSRLQNQIGMSSKTAPCLQKTSQNMESVTELKETYTSGEVRLKKVSDSPIKRRPTVTPGVTGLRNLGNTCYMNSILQVLSHLLIFRECFLKLDLNQTQELLATATSGKTRSSSKHLSKTASALHVNQEKVKGSSSVRRPSLSSGLSGGASKSRNMELIQPREPSSKHISLCHELHTLFQVMWSGKWALVSPFAMLHSVWRLIPAFRGYAQQDAQEFLCELLDKVQQELETTGTRYPALIPASQRKLIKQVLNVVNNIFHGQLLSQVTCLACDNKSNTIEPFWDLSLEFPERYHCNGKELSSQYPCLLTEMLAKFTQTEALEGKIYACDQCNTKRRKFSSKPVILTEAQKQLMVCRLPQVLRLHLKRFRWSGRNHREKIGVHVHFDQMLNMEPYCCRESLKSLLPDCFIYDLSAVVMHHGKGFGSGHYTAYCYNSEGGFWVHCNDSKLNMCTMEEVCKAQAYILFYSQRLTQANGPGKIPCPSTADSQQHTELADCSMDNSSS